The genomic DNA GGCCAGGGCAAACGCCAGGGCCAGGAGGAGACGAAGGCTAGAGCGTGTGTTCATGGCGTCCATTGACTATGAGGATGGCGTTGACGTTGCCAAAACCGTCGTCGCGCGTCAGCCGCGCGCGGGGATCGGCCACGGGCCTGCCATCCACGAGAAACATGTATTCATGGTCGCCGGGCGGCAACTCGGCTTCGAGCACCCAGACTTTGGCCCCCGCGTCGTAGCGCATGGCCGAGGTTTCGGCCTCCCAGCCGTTGAAAGAGCCAATGACGGACACAGCGCGGGCCGAGGCATCGGCATCGTTCAGCACGAAGCGGACCGTGGACAAGGTCGGCCCTTCCGGCCCGCCCCCCCCCACAGGCGCGCGGTCCAGGGCAAGGAATCCCACGGCCAGCAGGACCATGGCGGCGGCCATGGCCGACGCCAGACGGACGGGCGTGAAGGTCACGGACCTGGGCCGCGTCAGCCACAGCCGCAGCAGCGTCAGGGGTGATGGCCGCTTGGGCGCAAACCCGGCCATGACCCGCGCGGAGAACCCGTCGGGTGGCGAAGGTTCGGGCGCGCGCCTGACGGCGTCCGCGATCATGGCGTCAAGTCGGGCGGTGTCGCGATCACGCGGGCCGCGCGCCGGAGCGTCCTTCTGTCTTGCGTTCCTGCTCTTGGTCATCGTTCACCTCCGTGAACTTCAAGCGAACCATCTCCAGCCCCCGGCTGATGCGCATCTTTGCGCCGCTGACGGTGATCCCCAGGGTCCGGGCGATCTCCTGGAAGGAGAAATCGTACCGGAACCTGAGGAGCATCGCCTCGCGATACTTCGGGGCAAGGCCCATGACATGGTCAAAGGCCTTGGCCCCGTCCAGCCTGTCGTCCATGGCCTGCCGGTCGTCCGGCTGGTCCTCGACGCGGACCATCCCGACCGCGTCGTCCATGAACACATGCATGTCCCTGCCGTTGCGCCGCATCCAGTCGCGCGACACGTTGAGCGCCAGGGAATACAGCCAGGGGAAGAACCGCTTTCCCGTCGAAAAGGTCTCAAGCCGCGCATAGGCCCTGGTAAAGGCCTCCTGGGCGAGGTCGGCTGCCGTATCGACATCGCCCGTATTCCTGAGCATGAGCGCATAGACCGGCCCCTGATATGTGCGCACCAAGGCCTCGAAGGCCTGGGCGTCGCCCAGGAGCACCTCGCGTATGATCTCTGCTTCGCGGCTTTCGTCCATCCATTGTCCCGTCCGCCCCGTGTGGGCGGTGTTCGACTCATCTGCAAAAGACATATACGCGCCCGGCAGGCAAAGGGTCACACGCCCACTTGCCCGGCGCGCCCACGTAGGCTAAACACCAGGGTTCAAGGAGTACACGCTTATGAGGCATGCCGACAACCCCGTGATCGCCGCGATGCTTGAGCGGCGCAGCATCCGCAAGTTCACCGGCAAAGCAGTGGCCCGCGAGGACATCCTGACCATCCTCGAAGCCGGCCGCTGGGCGCCCAGCGGCCTGAACAACCAGCCCTGGCGGTTCCTGGTGATCTCCCGCGACGACCCCCGGCACGCCAAGCTTGCTGAGTGTACCAAATACGCCCACATCGTCCGGGCCTCGGCCGCATGCATCGCCGTGACCCTCGACAAGGGCGACATGTACAGCGAGATGAAGGACCACCAGGGAGCCGGGGCGTGCATCCAGAACATGCTCCTGGCCATCCATGCCCTGGGCCTTGGCGCGGTCTGGATCGGCCAGATCGTCAACGACCAGTCCGCTTCGCTCACGGCCCTGGGGCTGGACGAAACCGCCCACGAGCTTCAGGCCGTCATCGCCCTGGGCCACCCCGACCAGCAGGGCGGCTCGACCCGGAAACCGCTGGCCGAACTGCTCCTGGAGGAGATATAAATGGAAATCAAGAGCTTTGCCCTTGGCCCCCTGCAAACCAACTGCTTTGTGCTGGCAGGCGACGCCCAGGCCGTGGCCGTGGACCCCGGCGGCGACCCGGCCCCGGTGCTGGCCTATCTCAAGGGCAAGGGGCTGACCCTGACCCACATCCTGAACACCCACCTGCACTTTGACCACACCTACGGCAACAAGGCCCTGGCCGAGGCCACGGGCGCGCCCATCCTGCACGGGGTCGACGACGCCTACCTGCTCGAAACCGAGCTGGGCCTGGGCCGGATGTTCGGCCTGCCCCCGGTGGACCCATACGAGGCGCAGACCGTCGAGCCGGGCCAGGCCGTGTTCGCCGGGTTCGACTGCACCGTGCTGGCCACGCCGGGCCACTCCAAAGGCAGCCTGACCTTCTATTTCCCCGAGGCCAGGGCCGCCTTTGTGGGAGACCTCATCTTCTTCCGCTCCATCGGCAGGACCGACTTCGAGGGCGGCGACCTGGACGAACTCAAGCGATCCGTGACCTCGCGCATCTTCACCCTGCCGCCCGAGACCCTGCTCCTGTCGGGCCACGGCCCGGAGACCACGGTGGGCGATGAAATGAACCACAACCCCTTTTTCGCAGGATTCTAGCATGAGCCAGACAGTCAGCATCGACATACGCGACAAGTGTTGAGGGGTGGGACTGGAGGTAGGTTGGTACCTCCGTTTCGCCCGAACGGACCGGATCGAGGCCCTGGTCTGCCCCAAGGGGGTGCCCCAGGTGCGTCACGAGATGCACAGCCATCCGGGCTGGTCCCTTGAGGTCGAGGAACGCGGCGATCATGCCCTCACGCGCATGACCCGCCTCAAGCCGGTATACGCCGGAGAGGACGCACCCGCGAGCGGGAAGGAATGATGACAAGCAGAGCCGTGATCTACGCATGCAGCCACCGCCGGGGCGGCAACTCGGACCGCGCCGCCCAGTGGCTGGCCGCCGGGGTGCGCGAGGCGGGCGGGCAGGCCGACATCCTGTATGTGCGCGACCACGAGGTGCGCCCCTGTCTGGCCTGCGGCTATTGCGACGAGCCGGGCGGGCGGCGCGGGCGCGACCTGTGCGTGCTCGGCCCTGGCGACGCGGCCTGGGATCTCTTCGAACCATTGCTCACAGCCAGGGCCGTGCTCTTTGCCTCGCCCATCTACTTCTACCATCTGCCCTCCATGTTCAAGACCTGGATCGATCGGAGCCAGCAGTTCTGGGCCGCCAGGGCCGAAGGAGCCCCGTGGCTCACGGAGCTCCCCCGGCGCACGGCCAGGGCCGTGTTCCTGGCCGGACGGCCCAGGGGCGACAAGCTCTTCGAGGGCGCGACTGTGACGCTCAAATATTTCCTGCACAATTTCGCCATGCCCCTTGACGAGCCGCTCGCCTTTCGCGGCGTGGACGAGCCGGACGACCTGACGGGCCGGACCGAGCGCGAGGCCATCACCGGGCTGGGCCGACACGCCTGGGAAGAGGCCTCCTAGACCGCAGTGCGCGACCTCCTGACCCGCATCGCCCGATTGACCGGACTGGCCGGTGCGCGCTGCCCTGTCTGCTCGGCCCTGACCAGCGGCGGCGACACTCCACTCTGCCCGGCCTGCGCCCTGGCGTTGCGCCCGCGCACCCGCGGTTGCTGCGCCCTGTGCGGCGACATGTTCGGCGATGGGAACGAGCCTGGCGGCAGGAAGGAACAAGGCGTCGAGAACCAGCCCGACCACGCCCAACCGGACACCGTCTGCGGCGAGTGCCGCCTCGACCCGCCGCCGTGGGACCGGCTCCACTTCCACGGCGCGTACTCCGGCCCGCTGCGCGACCTGATCATCGACTACAAGTTCCACGGCGGCCTGCACCGCACCCGGCTGCTGGTATCCCTGGCCGTCGAGGCCCAGGGACGCGGCGCAGCAGGCCCTCCCGACCTCATCCTGCCCGTGCCGCTGCATCCCCGGCGGCTGCTGTGGCGCGGCTACAACCAGAGCACCGAGCTGGCGCGCGGCCTTGGCCGCGCCCTGCAAAGGCCCGTGCCGTCCAATGCCCTGGTGCGCACGCGCAACACCGTGCCCCAACTCTCCCTGGACATGCACCAGCGGCGCGAGAACATCCGGGACGCCTTTGCCGCAAACCCCGCCCAGGTGGCCGGACGCTCCATCCTGCTGGTGGACGACGTGTACACCACCGGCGCGACCCTGACCGAATGCGCCCGGACCCTGCGCCGGGCCGGAGCCGCCGGGCTCAGCGTCCTGGTCCTGGCCCGCGCCCGGCGCGAGCCTGACTGAGCAGGCAATGCGGAACAACCCCTGAAACCAGCCGGCCATGAGAGAAAAACGCAAAAAAGCAGCGGATGGGGCTTGACTTCACCCCCCGGTTGCGGCTAGCTTGCCTCCTCTTACGAATTGGAGGTTCCAACTATGTTCGCTATCATCGAGACCGGCGGGAAACAGTACCGCGTTGAAGAAGGTCTTGAACTCAATGTAGATTTGCTCAAGGCCGAAACCGGCGACAACTTGAGCATCGATTCCGTTCTCCTGATCGACAAGGACGGCGAGACCAAAATCGGCGAGCCTTTTGTTCAGGGTGCGAAAGTCGAGTGTGAAGTCCTTGGTCACGCCCGCGGCAAGAAGATTGTGGTCTTCCACAAGCTTGCCAAGAAGGACTCCCGGAAGACCCAGGGTCACCGGCAGGACTACACCAAAATCAAAGTCAAATCCATCACGGCCTAGCGCCTGAAGGGAGGATGTCATGGCTCACAAGAAAGCTGGTGGTAGTTCCAGAAACGGGCGCGACAGCGCCGGACAAAGACGCGGCGTGAAGCGCTTTGGCGGTCAGGAAGTCCTGGCCGGCAACATCCTCGTGCGTCAGCTCGGCACCAAGTTTCATCCCGGCGATGGCGTCGGCATGGGCAGGGACTACACCCTGTTCGCCCTGGTCGACGGCGTCGTCAAGTTCGAGAAATACACGCGCCAGAGGGTCGTCAAGACCCGCGTGCTCGTGGTGCCCGCTGAAGCGTAGCCCCAAAGAGACCGACACATCCGGGCAGGGGACGCCATGTGCGCTCCCTGCCCGTTTTTTGCGTTGTCCCGGAGCGGGCGTGCCGCCCAGCGGCGAGCGGGTAAGGAGTTAGTGTATGCGATTTGTTGACGAGGCGACCATCCTGGTGCGGTCGGGCAAGGGCGGCAACGGCTGCGCCAGCCTGCACCGCGAGGCCAACGTGCCCAAGGGCGGCCCGGACGGCGGCGACGGCGGACGGGGCGGCGACGTGATTTTTCGCGGCACGGTCCGGCTCATGTCGCTCTACGACTTCCGCCTGCACCGCCACTACTATGCCAAGAACGGCCAGTCCGGCATGGGCCGCGACCGCTACGGCAAGGCCGCGCCCACCCTCATGGTGGACCTGCCGGTCGGCACCCTGGTCTACGAGATGGTCGAGCTTGAAGACGGCTCCATCCAGGAAAAGCTCATCGCCGACCTCGTGGAGGACGGCACCGAAGTCGTCATCTGCAAGGGCGGCGACGGCGGGCGGGGCAACCTGCACTTCAAGTCGTCGGTCAACCGCACCCCCCGCTTTGCCGAGCCCGGCTGGCCCGGCGAGGAAAAACAGATCCGCCTGGAGCTGAAGATCCTGGCCGATGTCGGTCTGCTCGGCCTGCCCAACGCGGGCAAGTCCACCTTCATCTCCCAAGTCTCGGCGGCCAAGCCCAAGATCGCGGCCTACCCCTTCACCACCCTGCACCCCAACCTCGGCGTGATCGAGAACGACGAATTCGAGCGCATGGTCATCGCCGACATCCCCGGCCTCATCGAGGGTGCCAGCGCAGGCCTCGGCCTGGGCATCACCTTTCTCAAGCATGTGGAGCGCACCCGCTTCCTCGTCCACATCCTGGCCGCCGAGGACCTGAACCGGGACAACCCGGCGGACGGGTACGACATGCTCAACCAGGAGCTGCACGAATACAGCCCGGAACTGGCCCAAAAAACCCAGATCAGGGTCATCAACAAGATCGACACCCTGGGCGATGACGAGCTGGCAGAAATCAGAAGCAAGGTGGAAGGGACCGGGCAGAAAGTCTTCTTCATCTCCGCCCTGACCGGCCAGGGCGTGGACAAGCTGGTGGCCGAAATGTGGCGCACCCTGGCCTTCATTGACGGCAAATAGGCAGCACCCCCGCCCATTCCCTGCGCATTCTCCGCCCATCCTGCTTGCCACCCGACGGGGTGATGCTGTACCGTGCGCTCCATGACGAATTCCCCTGCGGCAATAGAATCCCCTGTGGACAGAAAAGCCCTGCTGGCCCATGTCAAACGGGTGGTGGTCAAGGTGGGCAGCGCCGTGCTGACCACCAGCGACGGCCTCAACCCCGCCGCCATCAGCCGGCTGGCGGCCCAGCTTTCGGCCCTGCGCGACCGGGGGCTTGATGTGGTCCTGGTCTCGTCGGGCGCAGTGGCCGCAGGCCGCCAGCGCATCCGCGAGCGCACCTCGAAGCTCACCTCGAAACACAACAAATGCTCCACCGACCTGCCCGCGCGCCAGGCTGCCTCGGCCATCGGCCAGGGGCGGCTCATGCACGACTACGACGAGGCCTTTGCCGCGCACGGCAGGATCACGGCCCAGGTGCTGCTCACCCGCAGCG from Pseudodesulfovibrio aespoeensis Aspo-2 includes the following:
- the rpmA gene encoding 50S ribosomal protein L27, which codes for MAHKKAGGSSRNGRDSAGQRRGVKRFGGQEVLAGNILVRQLGTKFHPGDGVGMGRDYTLFALVDGVVKFEKYTRQRVVKTRVLVVPAEA
- a CDS encoding MBL fold metallo-hydrolase, yielding MEIKSFALGPLQTNCFVLAGDAQAVAVDPGGDPAPVLAYLKGKGLTLTHILNTHLHFDHTYGNKALAEATGAPILHGVDDAYLLETELGLGRMFGLPPVDPYEAQTVEPGQAVFAGFDCTVLATPGHSKGSLTFYFPEARAAFVGDLIFFRSIGRTDFEGGDLDELKRSVTSRIFTLPPETLLLSGHGPETTVGDEMNHNPFFAGF
- a CDS encoding RNA polymerase sigma factor, with product MDESREAEIIREVLLGDAQAFEALVRTYQGPVYALMLRNTGDVDTAADLAQEAFTRAYARLETFSTGKRFFPWLYSLALNVSRDWMRRNGRDMHVFMDDAVGMVRVEDQPDDRQAMDDRLDGAKAFDHVMGLAPKYREAMLLRFRYDFSFQEIARTLGITVSGAKMRISRGLEMVRLKFTEVNDDQEQERKTEGRSGARPA
- a CDS encoding glycogen-binding domain-containing protein, whose product is MTKSRNARQKDAPARGPRDRDTARLDAMIADAVRRAPEPSPPDGFSARVMAGFAPKRPSPLTLLRLWLTRPRSVTFTPVRLASAMAAAMVLLAVGFLALDRAPVGGGGPEGPTLSTVRFVLNDADASARAVSVIGSFNGWEAETSAMRYDAGAKVWVLEAELPPGDHEYMFLVDGRPVADPRARLTRDDGFGNVNAILIVNGRHEHTL
- a CDS encoding nitroreductase family protein; amino-acid sequence: MRHADNPVIAAMLERRSIRKFTGKAVAREDILTILEAGRWAPSGLNNQPWRFLVISRDDPRHAKLAECTKYAHIVRASAACIAVTLDKGDMYSEMKDHQGAGACIQNMLLAIHALGLGAVWIGQIVNDQSASLTALGLDETAHELQAVIALGHPDQQGGSTRKPLAELLLEEI
- a CDS encoding flavodoxin family protein, with the translated sequence MMTSRAVIYACSHRRGGNSDRAAQWLAAGVREAGGQADILYVRDHEVRPCLACGYCDEPGGRRGRDLCVLGPGDAAWDLFEPLLTARAVLFASPIYFYHLPSMFKTWIDRSQQFWAARAEGAPWLTELPRRTARAVFLAGRPRGDKLFEGATVTLKYFLHNFAMPLDEPLAFRGVDEPDDLTGRTEREAITGLGRHAWEEAS
- the obgE gene encoding GTPase ObgE codes for the protein MRFVDEATILVRSGKGGNGCASLHREANVPKGGPDGGDGGRGGDVIFRGTVRLMSLYDFRLHRHYYAKNGQSGMGRDRYGKAAPTLMVDLPVGTLVYEMVELEDGSIQEKLIADLVEDGTEVVICKGGDGGRGNLHFKSSVNRTPRFAEPGWPGEEKQIRLELKILADVGLLGLPNAGKSTFISQVSAAKPKIAAYPFTTLHPNLGVIENDEFERMVIADIPGLIEGASAGLGLGITFLKHVERTRFLVHILAAEDLNRDNPADGYDMLNQELHEYSPELAQKTQIRVINKIDTLGDDELAEIRSKVEGTGQKVFFISALTGQGVDKLVAEMWRTLAFIDGK
- a CDS encoding ComF family protein, which translates into the protein MRDLLTRIARLTGLAGARCPVCSALTSGGDTPLCPACALALRPRTRGCCALCGDMFGDGNEPGGRKEQGVENQPDHAQPDTVCGECRLDPPPWDRLHFHGAYSGPLRDLIIDYKFHGGLHRTRLLVSLAVEAQGRGAAGPPDLILPVPLHPRRLLWRGYNQSTELARGLGRALQRPVPSNALVRTRNTVPQLSLDMHQRRENIRDAFAANPAQVAGRSILLVDDVYTTGATLTECARTLRRAGAAGLSVLVLARARREPD
- the rplU gene encoding 50S ribosomal protein L21; amino-acid sequence: MFAIIETGGKQYRVEEGLELNVDLLKAETGDNLSIDSVLLIDKDGETKIGEPFVQGAKVECEVLGHARGKKIVVFHKLAKKDSRKTQGHRQDYTKIKVKSITA